In a single window of the Egibacteraceae bacterium genome:
- a CDS encoding cell division protein CrgA, with product MPKSRSKRSSYIPPKPAKPKPSPRWLPGLGLGLILGGVLLVLLAYMVPGFPGGNINLIVGFALMAGGLGVLSQYR from the coding sequence GTGCCGAAGTCCCGTTCGAAGCGCTCCAGCTACATCCCCCCGAAACCCGCCAAGCCCAAGCCCAGCCCGCGGTGGCTGCCGGGCCTCGGACTCGGCCTGATCCTCGGTGGTGTCCTGCTGGTGCTGCTCGCCTACATGGTGCCGGGCTTCCCGGGGGGCAACATCAACCTGATCGTCGGTTTCGCGCTCATGGCCGGCGGCCTCGGGGTGCTCTCCCAGTACCGCTGA
- a CDS encoding DUF881 domain-containing protein yields MVELPDPASGTPDGGAPSAVVRAGFAMALGLLAAILFVSARTQPVTAHERLGARVELAELIRAEQARAAELQRRVDELGGEVDTFERAGPGDDEQRALQERIEEMAAPAGLTPVRGPGLVVSLNDSPNAPEPGTDANDLVIHEQDLHAVINALWTGGAEAMSVNGERVLTTTAVRCVGSVLLVHGRTYSPPYVIHAIGDDDLLENALRRDPAVERFAAAARVFQLGFTVTKDDALELPGYQGTAALRIARPAGAP; encoded by the coding sequence ATGGTGGAACTGCCCGACCCCGCGTCCGGTACACCGGACGGCGGCGCACCCAGCGCCGTCGTGCGCGCGGGGTTCGCGATGGCACTGGGCCTGCTCGCGGCCATCCTGTTCGTGTCCGCGCGCACCCAACCGGTCACGGCGCACGAACGCCTCGGGGCCCGCGTCGAGCTCGCCGAGCTGATCCGGGCCGAGCAGGCCCGCGCGGCGGAGCTGCAGCGCCGTGTCGACGAGCTGGGCGGCGAGGTGGACACCTTCGAACGCGCCGGCCCCGGCGACGACGAGCAGCGCGCGCTGCAGGAGCGCATCGAGGAGATGGCCGCGCCCGCGGGGCTCACCCCGGTGCGGGGCCCCGGGCTGGTGGTGTCGCTGAACGACTCGCCGAACGCGCCCGAGCCCGGCACCGACGCCAACGACCTCGTCATCCACGAGCAGGACCTGCACGCCGTCATCAACGCCCTGTGGACCGGAGGGGCTGAGGCGATGAGCGTGAACGGCGAGCGGGTGCTGACCACCACGGCGGTGCGCTGCGTCGGCAGCGTCCTGCTCGTGCACGGCCGCACGTACTCGCCGCCCTACGTCATCCATGCCATCGGTGACGACGACCTGCTGGAGAACGCCCTGCGCCGCGACCCGGCGGTGGAGCGCTTCGCCGCCGCGGCGCGGGTCTTCCAGCTCGGGTTCACGGTCACCAAGGACGATGCGCTCGAGCTGCCCGGATACCAGGGGACGGCCGCCCTGCGGATCGCCCGGCCCGCCGGGGCCCCGTGA
- a CDS encoding class E sortase, translating into MTRALRYTGWTLISAGAVVLLYVVYSLFFTSFATRAAQSDLSEEWDRQVEVQVAEAPDPEEDSDPPAVDPGGAFAVLEFSRPGTDERPVHADPLYIVSGVGMADLTRGPGHYPGTAEPGGEGNLAIAGHRTTYGAPFYHLDQMVEGDEIHVTGRDGERHTYRVARTEVVQPGDVWVVGSDPLETETPMLTLTTCHPRFSAAQRFVVFAELVT; encoded by the coding sequence GTGACCCGCGCGCTGCGCTACACGGGCTGGACGCTCATCTCCGCCGGTGCGGTGGTGCTGCTCTACGTCGTCTACTCGCTGTTCTTCACCAGCTTCGCGACCCGGGCGGCGCAGTCGGACCTGTCCGAGGAGTGGGACCGCCAGGTCGAGGTGCAGGTCGCGGAGGCGCCGGATCCGGAGGAGGACAGCGACCCGCCAGCGGTCGACCCCGGCGGGGCGTTCGCCGTGCTCGAGTTCTCCCGCCCGGGCACCGACGAGCGCCCGGTCCACGCCGATCCGCTGTACATCGTGTCGGGTGTGGGCATGGCCGATCTCACCCGGGGCCCGGGCCACTACCCGGGCACGGCGGAGCCGGGGGGGGAGGGCAACCTCGCCATCGCCGGGCACCGCACCACCTACGGAGCGCCCTTCTACCATCTCGACCAGATGGTCGAGGGCGACGAGATCCACGTCACCGGGCGGGACGGCGAGCGCCACACCTACCGGGTGGCCCGCACGGAGGTCGTGCAGCCCGGGGACGTCTGGGTCGTGGGCTCCGACCCCCTGGAGACGGAGACGCCGATGCTCACGCTGACCACCTGCCACCCGCGATTCTCCGCCGCGCAGCGGTTCGTGGTCTTCGCCGAGCTGGTGACATGA
- a CDS encoding YihY/virulence factor BrkB family protein, with protein sequence MTEGAVAWARRRSARIAGYNPWEVVVRLGRGVVDDRVSGLAAEMAFFALLSFVPLLVAIGAGLGYMERVIGEEQVQQAEGAIIGGLAVVFSPDLTREVIAPLVQGLLSQQRGGLAIGSLLVTVYLASRVFTATIRALDLAYRVKNQRGLVQQRALAVLLSFGAVIVFVLMLTLLVVGPLLGGGRALSDHLGLGDAFTILWAVGRWPLLVVFVVGFLTLLYRVGPHVDNRLRDCLPGAVLGVVLWILVSVGFRVYLEVGGPQAPQFGDEEEALRMAGRVVGAVVAAVLWIYLSGVTMLVGGELNAELALIREDR encoded by the coding sequence GTGACCGAGGGGGCGGTCGCGTGGGCCCGCCGCCGCTCCGCACGCATCGCCGGGTACAACCCGTGGGAGGTGGTCGTCCGGCTGGGGCGCGGGGTCGTGGACGACCGGGTCTCCGGGCTCGCCGCCGAGATGGCCTTCTTCGCGTTGCTGTCCTTCGTCCCCCTGCTCGTGGCGATCGGGGCCGGGCTCGGCTACATGGAGCGCGTCATCGGCGAGGAGCAGGTCCAGCAGGCGGAGGGCGCCATCATCGGCGGCCTGGCGGTCGTCTTCAGCCCCGACCTGACCCGCGAGGTGATCGCGCCGCTCGTGCAGGGGCTCCTGAGCCAGCAGCGCGGCGGCCTGGCGATCGGCAGCCTGCTGGTGACGGTCTACCTGGCCAGCCGCGTCTTCACGGCCACCATCCGCGCGCTCGACCTCGCCTACCGCGTCAAGAACCAGCGCGGCCTGGTCCAGCAGCGGGCCCTCGCCGTCCTCCTGTCGTTCGGCGCCGTGATCGTGTTCGTGCTCATGCTCACGCTCCTGGTCGTGGGCCCGTTGCTGGGCGGGGGCCGGGCCCTGAGCGACCACCTGGGGTTGGGGGACGCCTTCACGATCCTCTGGGCGGTGGGACGCTGGCCCCTGCTGGTCGTGTTCGTCGTGGGCTTCCTGACGCTGCTGTACCGCGTGGGGCCCCACGTGGACAACCGGCTGCGGGACTGCCTGCCCGGGGCGGTGCTGGGGGTGGTGCTGTGGATCCTCGTGTCGGTCGGCTTCCGGGTGTACCTGGAGGTGGGTGGGCCCCAGGCCCCGCAGTTCGGCGACGAGGAGGAGGCCCTGCGCATGGCCGGGCGCGTGGTGGGCGCCGTGGTGGCCGCAGTGCTGTGGATCTACCTGTCCGGGGTGACCATGCTGGTCGGCGGCGAGCTGAACGCCGAGCTGGCGCTCATTCGCGAGGACCGGTGA
- a CDS encoding glycosyl hydrolase family 18 protein encodes MTSRAAACAIAGLLILAAGSAMSAHAAGTDPAIRPDGHVLLAWLHGGTSEDYRAHAEHMPGVTVLSPTWWGLADDDPGGITGQGDPAFTAWARDRGMAVWPQLGNRLDAELSHAVLADGARRARLVRATAAAVERAGAGGLVVGFENLQERTGPALTALVRELRGALPGRVVAVTVAPLTDTWSRGAWSTAYERRALGEAADYVLLTALDQHDDATAPGPVAGIGWTREAVEHLLRTVPDRKVVLAVPLYARSWVDDPTAPGGTRVEATLGMDAMARRLDDARARHAFDAGAGQRRYTHSGAGGRARQVWQEDAASLGRRAALAGEYNLGGVAGWRAGFAGPGAWDAMSQALALDPRPADRGSGPPRLNRLVPLPQAADPAPETIARWRRATIQAAGGPAQPARGPAVVAAALLLAVVAGHVGAAAHRSSRMSASSAFSSPPTSMVTPDR; translated from the coding sequence GACCGACCCGGCGATCCGGCCCGACGGGCACGTCCTGCTCGCCTGGTTGCACGGCGGCACCAGCGAGGACTACCGGGCCCACGCCGAGCACATGCCCGGGGTCACCGTCCTGTCGCCCACGTGGTGGGGGTTGGCCGACGACGACCCCGGGGGGATCACCGGTCAGGGCGACCCGGCGTTCACCGCCTGGGCGCGGGACCGGGGCATGGCGGTGTGGCCCCAGCTCGGCAACCGTCTCGACGCCGAGCTCAGCCACGCGGTGCTGGCCGACGGCGCTCGCCGGGCCCGCCTGGTGCGCGCGACCGCCGCAGCGGTCGAGCGCGCCGGTGCCGGCGGCCTCGTCGTGGGCTTCGAGAACCTGCAGGAGAGGACCGGACCGGCCCTGACCGCGCTCGTGCGGGAACTGCGGGGCGCGTTGCCCGGCCGCGTCGTCGCCGTCACGGTCGCACCGTTGACCGACACCTGGTCCCGTGGCGCCTGGTCGACCGCCTACGAGCGGCGCGCGCTCGGCGAGGCGGCCGACTACGTGCTGCTCACGGCCCTCGACCAGCACGACGACGCCACCGCGCCGGGCCCGGTCGCGGGGATCGGGTGGACGCGCGAGGCCGTCGAGCACCTGCTGCGGACCGTCCCCGACCGCAAGGTCGTGCTGGCGGTGCCCCTGTACGCGCGCAGCTGGGTGGACGACCCGACCGCCCCGGGCGGGACGCGCGTCGAGGCGACCCTGGGGATGGACGCGATGGCTCGCCGACTCGACGACGCCAGGGCCCGCCACGCGTTCGACGCCGGCGCGGGCCAGCGCCGCTACACCCACAGCGGTGCGGGCGGGCGCGCACGTCAGGTCTGGCAGGAGGACGCGGCGAGCCTCGGGCGCCGCGCCGCGCTGGCCGGCGAATACAACCTGGGCGGGGTCGCCGGTTGGCGGGCCGGGTTCGCCGGCCCCGGCGCGTGGGACGCCATGAGCCAGGCGCTGGCGTTGGACCCGCGACCGGCCGATCGCGGCTCGGGTCCCCCCCGGCTCAACCGGCTCGTCCCGCTCCCGCAGGCGGCCGACCCCGCGCCCGAGACCATCGCGCGATGGCGGCGCGCCACCATCCAGGCCGCCGGGGGCCCCGCCCAGCCCGCCCGGGGGCCGGCGGTCGTGGCCGCCGCGCTACTGCTGGCGGTGGTCGCCGGGCACGTCGGCGCGGCCGCTCACCGGTCCTCGCGAATGAGCGCCAGCTCGGCGTTCAGCTCGCCGCCGACCAGCATGGTCACCCCGGACAGGTAG